From the genome of Phlebotomus papatasi isolate M1 chromosome 2, Ppap_2.1, whole genome shotgun sequence:
ttttccCAGCGATTGTATGTCATTTGCTTGTGGAATTTTTGGTGGTGATTTGCGAATGCTTCCCGAAGTGTGTCGTGTCTCAGTGGTTTTTCTCACCAGTTTCTCGAGCAGATGATAAGGAAAGAGGCCCACAAATCTAATTATATTGCCTTATGTCGCCGATCTATTATTATCCATGAAGGAGAGAGTGAAGCTGCCCAACCGAACACCCAAGATTTTCTTTccccaaaataaaagaaaatatatataataaaacTGCACACAATTGCACCTCCATGTCTCTTGCCCAtccaacccaaaaaaaaaagacaagagaCAGAGAGATGAAGAGCAATGGATTCGTGGCTTCTGGGACAGCACAATTTGCTTGAGGAAATTTTTTCCCATTCGCGCGGAGGCCCCCAACCAGAAGGGGGCTGTGTGTGTGCGTGCGATTGTCTCAAATACAGCCAAAGAGACACCAAATAATTACAAATCGCTGGACTGAGAAGTTGCTCTGTGTTGTTTCAATTACCTGCGTTTGCGGCGGGGTCAATAAATTCTCCACTTCTCCCGAAGATTTTTCCTCTTGAGAATCTTCCTTTCCCTTGGGCCTCTATGTGGGGGCGCTACACAGACTTCCCTGCACGAGCAGGTATAGTCAACACTAGCCGGCTGTCTGGCCAATTGGCAGGACAGGGCAGGAtaagaggaagaaaaaaaaaacagaagcacCTTAGGTCGTGGCTTGCTTTTCGCCACCACACCAAAAACCAAATGCCGATGTGTTTTTTTTGTCAACCGCGATGAAATTGAGATCGATTATCAGCCGTCCAAGTTCGCCACTTTATCACACATTTTTCACAGTTCTCGCCACAGGTGAACACCCCGAAAATACCCCCAATCGACGCCCCAGCACACGCACAACACGATTAATGTCCTTTTGCACTGACTCTCAGACGCTCTGGGTGGTAATTTTTGCGATTATTTTTCCCAAACACCGCGCGTCTCGACGTGAGGCTGTCAAACACGAATGTGGAAATGCTGTCACTGCTGTCGCATGCTGTCAGCGGGATATTTACAAATTTCCCCttctgaccatttttttttaggaaatttccttcattttttgcTTTCTGTGTTCACCACGGAAGCGCTGATTGCTTAAACCGCGGGAGTTTTCCCAGAACTCTCCTGGATTCCCTGAATCTCACTTCCGGCTCTTTTTAAAAGTCCAGAAAGTCTCGAAAAGAAAAACTTAGACAAAATGGAAGATTTATTACCAACCAACAACTGATGAGTATCAAAAAATCAGCTTTTATTTGAAGCCCTCGGATAACTTCTTCACGTATTGCTTCCTGCACTCCATGTCATCAGCTGGACGATTGTAAGGCAGCCAAACAGGCTCTCCAACAAAATATCTCTTCGCTGTGatgaaattctgaaaaaaaactcaaaattaatcATTTGCATTGAAAAAGAAACTCCTAAGACTCTACCTTTGAATCCAGAGTAAATCTGTGATAGATCCCACTTGGAATGATTATCATATCCCCTTTTACAACTTCGATACGGATCCAGTTCTCCTCGCCACTGGAAATAAGAGAAACTCGAACtatatttagttttttcaacaaaaagtaAATTCTACAGAAGCAGAAACTCACTCCCTGACATCAAAATATCCAGATCCATCCATCACCAGCCTTATCTCTTCATCCGTATGAAGATGTTCAGTGAAGAAATTTTTAAGCTTCGACTCATAATCCGGAAGACATTCCTTGGAACAAGTTATTTGGTCTTCATAGCTATATCCACGGTCTTTTCGGACCTTCTGGAGGGTATCATCTGTCTGGTGATTGTCTACATCGATCTAATACAGCAAAAACAAGCAACAAACTGATAAGCAAAAAATGCAGAGATAAGAAAGTGACTGGATCACCTTGAAATATTCCACTCCGGTTTTTGCATACAAATCCTCCAAGGTGACAAATTCTGGTGGATTTCGTTGGTGCTCCAGACGCTGGTCAGTCGTCTCAGTGTCCATAAACCATGCCCGGACCATATTTTTACAGTTTTTGAGGCACTTTTCTGGAAGAATCAGGGAATTCTGGTGGCGCAAAAATGACTTCGGCTGTCACGGATATAGGCGGAAGTTGTGCTATAAAAATTTCCCTACATGAAAATTTTGTGGGCTCAAATGGATTTGGATGTGTTTTAATAAGAGCCCTCATGatttaatcaaataaaaaagGTACATTAATTAAGTAATCTTTGATTCtggagtaatttaatttttccttttttccctGAGCGGGAAATTTTCCCATAAAACGACAAAAACTCCCCCATTTAGTATAGCTATCATCCGCCAGACGACCTCGCAGTCGCTTGTCAAATGTTTGTGTTTTCTGTGCGAggcaattgatttatttttcccttTTATTTTCCACTCAATGTCCAGTGAAGTGGTGCAAAAGGTGCTCAGTGTGTAGCCAGGTGGCCATAGAGTGGGTGTGAGATGAAATTGGGCCAGTGGATGTGGTGCCAAATGTGATAAATCGTGTGAAAAAGTTTGGTGCGACGCCCCTCGAGCGACTCTGTGCAAAACACTTGAGCGGAAAAGACGTCGTCTGTGTCTTCCGACGCGGAAAAGTCCCCCATCTCTCCACCTTGCCCAGTCCCGCAGACACTCTTCCGCAAGGATGATGGGTAAAAAGTCTTCTCCCCTGAGCCCCAGCAGTGCCCTACCTTCTGGACTCGCATTCCCAGACGCtcgggtttttttttctgtttttttctccAACTTCTCCCAGACTCGAGAGATCAGTGAGCTcggagaaaattgaggaaaaaaaaaaacgcccaGTGGCAATCAATTGTTCTCATCTCGTGTATTTTCTCTTCCTGTTTTCGCCACGAGACTGGCGGGGGACAGAGGGAGAGGGAAACATGAGAGCGACGGGTGATTCCGTGAAGAACGCCCGGAATGCGGGTCCAGCTTCTAAAAATAAACACACCAAGCACTGCCCGTGGAATTCCACGCACTCTTCTCTCATGTGGGGCTCTTGTTTTCTCTCCCTAATCCAGCAGAACCCAAAGCCATCGATCTCTGCGAGTTCCTGGCCGAGTCGGAGCTGCAGCAATACTACAATTCCATCAAGTaagttaatttttctcttctattttttttctggttCATTGAAGCTCTTCTTCTTAAGTGCCTTCTTCCAAATCGGAAGTTAAACACTAGCGAACACAATTTTCAGCACGAGAAGATTTCGTGGAATTCGATGATTATTTTCTGAGTCAATTTATGAGCATGTTCTACAAATTTTTGGTTTGCTGATAAACCATTACAAAATCTCTTAATCTCTTTCGAAATGATTGAGCTCCGATTCTTGGAAAGTTCTTTTATCGACTTTATCAGTAATCTTGAAAAACAATAATTGATATCAATAAGAATTTTATTGGTAATATAAGTAATAAGCAATTTGCAATCCActcttcaaaagaaaaataccc
Proteins encoded in this window:
- the LOC129802606 gene encoding acireductone dioxygenase gives rise to the protein MVRAWFMDTETTDQRLEHQRNPPEFVTLEDLYAKTGVEYFKIDVDNHQTDDTLQKVRKDRGYSYEDQITCSKECLPDYESKLKNFFTEHLHTDEEIRLVMDGSGYFDVRDGEENWIRIEVVKGDMIIIPSGIYHRFTLDSKNFITAKRYFVGEPVWLPYNRPADDMECRKQYVKKLSEGFK